The Diorhabda sublineata isolate icDioSubl1.1 chromosome 6, icDioSubl1.1, whole genome shotgun sequence genome includes a window with the following:
- the LOC130445687 gene encoding probable cytochrome P450 4aa1, which yields MDYYLGYIISLFLSIYLAVKNYIRAAKIIWNLPGPPALPLLGNGFMLKNHKEMEQLGNTAYQRYGSYFRVWFAFLPTVFIYEPKHVKLILATNKNNQKSFVYKALHNFLGEGLITSNGHKWKKNRKLIQPYFHIQILETFVETFAECANRFVNKLEAEKTVKITPFINECVLDILHNGVLGVPLDQQSPYRKGELQAIERYSKPWLLLESIFNWTSSSKQEKAQKLSLHSYTKQIVINRKKETKKSNRSCFLDMFLEIAEKNSEFTNDDIISEAITFMLAGQDSVGATLAFTLFYIAKYPEIQEKIFDEISKIDKNGKLGINDINGMKYLEQVIKESLRLSPVVPMINRVLTEDVMFDDLLLPQGTLIGLSPYITHRLPHVFPEPQKFDPNRFEESKLENMHPYAFLPFSLGPRNCIGYKFALIEIKTIIYYLLQKYELSLPKGKEEIEIAYRATLRSKGGIWITLNSRIS from the exons ATGGACTATTATTTGGGGTATATTATATCTCTATTTTTATCGATATACTTAGCTGTGAAGAATTATATAAGGGCTGCTAAGATAATATGGAATTTACCAGGACCTCCAGCGCTACCTTTATTAGGGAATGGATTCATGTTAAAAAATCATAAGG agATGGAGCAGCTTGGGAATACTGCATATCAAAGATACGGGTCATACTTTAGAGTTTGGTTTGCATTTCTACCGACAGTCTTCATTTACGAACCAAAACATGTCAAATTAATTTTAGCAACCaacaaaaataatcagaaaagTTTTGTATACAAAGCTTTACATAATTTCCTTGGAGAAGGACTTATAACCAGTAATG GACACAAATGGAAAAAGAACAGAAAATTAATTCAGCCATATTTCCATATACAAATTTTGGAAACTTTCGTAGAAACTTTTGCTGAATGCGCTAACcgatttgttaataaattagaAGCGGAAAAGACCGTGAAAATAACACCATTTATTAACGAATGTGTTTTAGATATTTTACACA atggAGTCCTAGGAGTTCCCTTAGATCAACAGTCTCCTTACAGAAA GGGAGAATTGCAAGCAATAGAAAGATATAGCAAGCCGTGGTTGCTGTTGGAATCTATATTTAATTGGACCTCTTCATCGAAACAAGAAAAAGCACAGAAGCTAAGTCTTCATTCATATACTAAACAG ATAGtcatcaatagaaaaaaagaaacgaaaaaatctAATAGATCATGTTTTCTGGATATGTTTCTAGAAATTGCAGAAAAAAATTCTGAATTCACCAATGACGATATAATAAGTGAAGCTATAACATTCATGTTGGCC GGTCAAGATTCAGTAGGAGCAACTTTGGCGTTTACCCTCTTCTATATTGCAAAATATCCGGAGATACAAGAAAAGATTTTCGATGAAATCTCCAAGATCGATAAAAACGGAAAACTTGGAATAAACGATATTAACggaatgaaatatttagaacAAGTTATAAAGGAATCTCTAAGATTGTCACCGGTGGTACCAATGATAAATCGTGTTTTAACTGAAGATGTTATGTTCG atgATCTATTGTTACCTCAGGGTACACTCATAGGTTTATCTCCGTATATAACACACAGGCTTCCGCACGTATTTCCCGAACCACAAAAATTTGATCCGAACAGATTTGAAGAAtctaaattggaaaatatgCACCCCTATGCATTTCTACCCTTTAGCCTAGGTCCTAGGAATTGTATAG gttataaattTGCTTTAATCGAgataaaaacaatcatttactatttattacaaaaatacgAGCTTAGTCTACCGAAAGGAAAAGAAGAAATCGAAATAGCATACAGAGCAACTTTAAGATCGAAAGGGGGAATTTGGATTACTCTGAATTCAAGAATAAGTTAA